CAAGTGTGATTGGGCTCCAGGGGCTTTACCCGAGCCGGTGCTGTTACCGGCTGAGGGAGAGGACAGCGGCAGTTTCTTCTGCCAGGAACTGAGCACGTTTCAGTCCGGCCCGGCTTGGTATCTGGTGGGACGAATCCACAACAAGGCCGACTTGGCCGCAGAGTTGACGCTCATTACTTGGGAAGTGGGCAACAACGACCAGGAGGTGGTGGCTGCCGCCCAGGTGTATGTACGATTTCTTAACCCGGGTGAGAGTAAGCCGTTTAAGCTGATGCTACCTTATCGGGCCGACATAACCAGGTACCGGGTACGGCTGACGCCGGGGTTTAAAGCCAGGCCCCGACCGGTTCAGTTTACAGCCACAGCCGAGCCCTATGGCGATCGAGGCCCGGCCTATATCAGCCTGTTGGGGCAACTGACTAGTACAGGACCGGAGCGGCTAGACTTTGTCAAAGTGCTGGTGGAGTTTTTGGATGAGAGCGGGCAGCTACTGGATGTGGACTGGGCGTTTTTGAACTATTTGGATCCCGGTGAAACCCAGAGCTTCACTGTTTACACGCCGCGGCTTCAAGCCTGTAAATGGCGGATCTGTCTTGACTAGGCTTATTGTGGAAAGCCATTTTTTGCCATCCTGGGGGCAACGCCTGAAGGATCTTCTTTGAGATTCTTAAAACCCTTCGTTTCGTTCAAGATGACAATGAACAAGAGTGGGCTTTGCGTCCGCTGGAGTTGCGAGTTGCTTGACCACCGCCAGTGCCTCGCCTATAATGAACATAAAGGTGCGGCCGGTGGCGGGAGGTAAAAAGCGGTGCTTCAGTTGACAACCAAGACGGTGGAGGAAACAGAGCAGATCGGTGAGCAACTGGGCAAGCTTGCCGGCCCGGGGATGGTGGTCCTTCTTACCGGCGAGTTAGGAGCGGGAAAGACTGCGTTTGCACGGGGTGTGGCCTGGGGCCTAGGGGTGAAAGGTCCGGTAACCAGCCCCAGTTTTACATTAGTCGAAGAACACCAGGGGCGGATCCCCCTTTATCACCTGGATGTGTATCGGCTGAACGCCCCTGATGAGCTGCTGGATATCGGCTATGAAGAGTACGTATACGGCCACGGCATTTGCCTGATCGAATGGGGCGACTTGGTACGGGAATTACTGCCGCCAGATCATTTAGAGGTGAGGATTACCGGGATCGGTGCTGAGCGCAAAGTGACCTTTTTGCCTTCTGGGGCTTACTATCAGGAACTGGTGAGGGAGCTGACAACCGATGTGGCTAGTGGCTTTGGAGACGGCAACCCCAACACTTAGTGTGGCGCTGCTAAAAGATGGAAATCCGGTGGTGGAACATAACGAACAATCTAAACGCCGTCATGCCGAAACAGTAGCCCCCACCATAGCGGCACTACTTGGTGCCATGGGCCTGGAACCTAAAGACTTAGGGGCTGTGGCCTGCGGGGCGGGACCGGGTTCCTTTACCGGGCTGAGGATCGGACTGAGTACCGCCAAGGGGCTGGCTCAGTCGCTTAACATACCGCTTGTTACTGTCAGCACTTTAGACGTATTGGCGGCGGCAGCTGTACGGCCCGGCTTTGTCACCGCGCCGCTTCTGGATGCGAAACAAAGGCACATCTATGTGGCTTTTTATGCCGGCCACCATCGGGACGATGATGTGCAGCCCCTTAGCGGCTATCTGGCGCTAAAGCCGGAGCAGGTGGCGGTACAGGCTAAGGAGTTGACCGGCGGCAATCGTTTGGCGGTATGTGGGGACGGAGCTACTTTGTGCCGGGAATATTTTGATCTGGAGGGGCTGGCCGTACTGGAGCTACCATCTTGGTACAACCTGCCCCGAGCCTCGATCTTGGGTCGGTTGGCGGCGCGCCGCTTGGCCGCAGGACAAGTGCAAGACGTGGCCGCAGCTCAGCCGCTCTATGTACGTCGGGCCGCAGCGGAACTGGCGCGGGAGGCGCGGAGAGCCGAGGAGGCCGAGGGCAATGCCAGTACCCCTTGAGATTAAGATACTGCCCATGACCATGGACCACCTGTCCGGGGTGATGGAGGTGGAACGACAGTCTTTTCCTTATCCCTGGTCCCAGGATGCATTTATGTTTGAGCTGCTCCATAATAAAGTGGCTTGTTACCTGGTGGCCATGGCGGAGGAAACAGTGGTGGGGTATGCCGGTATGTGGGTCCTGGTGGATGAAGCTCACGTGACCAACATTGGCGTGTTACCCCAATGGCGGCGTCAAGGCATTGCCAGAGCCCTGCTGAGTAGACTGATGGAGATAGCTAAAGCTAACGACGCCGACAAGATGACCTTGGAGGTAAGAAAGTCGAATTGGGGTGCCCGGAAGCTGTACGAGAACCTTGGCTTTAAGGCTTTGGGTTGTCGGCGCAACTACTACGCCGAAACCCACGAAGATGCTGTTATCATGTGGAAATTCGATCTTTGAAACAACAAGACCCGTGTTTAGCACGGGCTTAGTTCTTTTACCATGACTATCCATTCACCCTGAAGATCCCTGGCCTGGCCTACAGGCACAAAGCCGAAGCTGGCATAAAGATGAGCAGCCGCGGTGTTGGTGGGGCGGACTTCCAGTTTTATGCTGCTTACATTGTGGAGCGCCAAGTAATCAATTCCAGCCGCAATGAGCTTTCGCCCGATTCCTTTTCCTTGGTGCTCAGGAATTACCCCGATAGACAAGAGTTGTCCGCCCGGATCGGTGGCAACCTCGAAGCGCATATAATATAGTTTGTTGTGAACGATCTTTTTAATCGTGGACCCACTGACGCCATAGACTCCGGCGATGGTCTTAACAGCCAACTTAAAAGCAAAACCGGAGAAGACGGCAGCCAGCCACAAACGTCTAATGTCAGGGGCCATGACTATATAGCCTAGAACTTGACCGTTTTCAACGGCCACCATAAAACCGGGGCCAAAAACCAAGAGCAGAAGCTGGAAAAAGTCCTTAAGAGCCACCTTGATCTTCGGAGTGAGCGGCGTAAAGAAGGAGATACTGTCATAAAAAGCAGCCGCGAAAATATCCACCACTTCATCCAGTTCCCTGGCTGTTACCGGCCTAATTTCCATCCCATCACCCCCGGGTCCGGTGTTAACTAATCATACTAACTGTAGCTGCCCTCGCCAAAGAGTCCTCCTCAGACTATAATAAACCTGAGGTGAGTTGTTTGCATAGAGAACAAATAATTTTAGGTATCGAAACTTCGTGTGATGAAACATCGGCCGCCCTGGTGGCTGACGGGCGTCATGTTTTGGCTAATATTGTTTCTTCCCAGGTGAACTTACATGCTCTTTACGGTGGGGTGGTGCCGGAGTTGGCTTCCCGCCGGCATGTGGAACTGATTGTGCCGGCCGTGGAAACGGCCCTGAAGGAAGCCGGTTTGACGTTTGGCGATTTGTCGGCCGTGGCGGTTACTGCCGGTCCCGGTTTAGTGGGGGCGTTACTCGTGGGCTTGTCCTATGCTAAAGCAGTGGCCTTAGCTCAAAACGTGCCTTTGATCGGTGTCCATCATACTGCGGCCCACATCTATGCCAACCTGCTGACGCAGCCGGAGCTCCAAGCACCATTTTTGAGTCTGGTGGTCTCAGGCGGTCATACCTCGCTTATTCATGTCCACGGTCACGGCCACTATGAGTTGCTCGGTCGTACGGTGGATGATGCCGCCGGAGAAGCTTTTGACAAGATAGCCCGAACCTTGGGTTTAGGATACCCTGGCGGACCGGCCATTGAGCGTTTGGCGCAGTCCGGTAACCCGGACGCATTGCCTCTGCCCCAGGCAGTGGTGAAAGACCATCCGCTGGACTTTAGCTTTAGCGGGCTTAAAACGGCCGTACTCAATTACCTAAACCAACTGCGCCAGCGCAAAGAGGAGCCTAACAAGGCCGATGTGGCGGCCAGCTTACAACGGGCGGTGGTTACGGCATTGGTGAAGCGAACATTGTTGGCGGCTGATATCACTGGGCTGAAGCAGATTGCTTTAGCCGGCGGTGTCGCGGCCAATGGCGAGCTCAGGCAGGCCCTGCGGGAAGCAGGAGCTGAGCGCAGGTTGGAGGTATTGGTGCCGCCGTCGGTTCTTTGCACTGATAATGGAGCGATGGTAGCCTGTGCCGGTTACTGGTATTTAAGACAGAATCTTACGGCTCCGTTGTCCCTGAACGCAGTGGCCAACTTGCCCCTTGGAGCCGAAAACGCCTGGGGAAAACTTGGGGAAAAAAAGCAAGAACCAGGAAAAAACGGTTAGCAGCAGGCGGTTTTTATCCCCGGAATCACTGACTGCAGTTCTGTGGAGAATGTGGAGAAGTAGAAAGAAATGTTTGGACGAGCCGCTTTTTGTGTGGATAATCCTGTGGATTGTGTGGATAGTGGGAAAGAACGTTCGCCTTTGGGCTTATTTAGCCCCAAAAGTGGGGAATGTATAACGAGTCTCATTGTCGGAAAGCTGGTGAAAAGGTGAGACCGGTCTTGTTTACACTGGGTCCAATTAAAGTTTACAGTTGGGGTTTCCTATTGGCCACCGCTACTTTGCTGGGTACTTGGGGTGCTGTTTGCTTGGCCCGCCAAGAAGGCTGGCAGCAGCCGGAGGGCTTGCTGGATGTAGCTGTGGGCGGTGTACTGGCTGGGGTAGTGGGGAGCCGTCTTAATTACCTGCTCCTGTACGACGCCGCCGAGTTTCTGCGCCAGCCGCTGATTTTCTTTCGTTTTTCCAGTGGCGGCTTGGTTTTTTACGGCGGATTGGTGACCGGTATTGCCGCCGCTGCCGGGCTGGCTTATCGACGGGGGTTTAGGTTTTGGGCCTTATGTACTCGTCGACACTAAGTCTGGCTCAAGTGGTGAGTGCGGCGCTGTTTGTGTTGGCAGTGGCCCTGTATTGTTGGCGCCGACAGGCGGCAGAAGGGACAGCGTCGTCCGAGAAAGGCAAGCTGGCTTAACCGGTTTCCAGTTGGGCTATGTTCTGCACTTGGCCGACAAAGTCGGCAGTCTTAGAGCGGGGGATGGCCACGCGAAGAGTCACTTGTTGTTGATAATCAGCCGTTACCACTTGGCCGTCACTCTTTCTTACCAAGTACAGGCATTGATCCAGCTCCGGATAATCCAGGACTAACTGAAAGGTCTCGGTGATGACTTTGTCCACAGTCCCGGCGGCAGCCAGGGCTTGGGCGGCGGTGCCGCCGTAAGCTTCGATCAGTCCGCGGATGCCGAGTTTTTTTCCGCCGAAGTAGCGGGTTACTACCACCGCTGTGTCCATGAGCTCCAGACTCAAGATAGCGCGCAAAATGGGCTCGCCGGCAGTACCGGTGGGTTCACCGGCATCACTGGCAAAACGAATGTCGCGCTCGGGATCGACCCGGTAGGCCCAAGCGTTGTGAGTTGCCTGTCGATGCAATTCGCTTCTGGCAGAAATGAAGTCCTTGGCTTCTTGTTCCGAATCTACTGGGCGTGCCCGCCCAATAAAGCGGGAGCGCTCTATTTTTATTTCCACTTCGGTTTCTTGGGCCAGGGTACGGTATGTATCTACCACTGGGCACACCTCCAATTATCCCCATCATAGCACATTTTCCGGCCAGTTGCTGTTAGCCTCTTGCCTTGACCACCGGCACCTGACTTAAAGAGGTTTCTATGGGCTATGGTCAAGCCAAGAAAAGTAAATAAATGTTTAAGAAATCATTTTTTACTTGACCACCGCAAACTGGGCGCGTATACTGAAGTTGTCGGCAACTCCCGAGTTTGCCTCCTGTAGCAGCAAGTATGAACGCTGAAGTAACGGCATTAGCACGGGGCCAAGGGTGCCGAGAAGGCGGAGTGCCGGTTCAAGTACCGTCCAATGACAGAGTCTAATTTTAACGAGGTGAAGCAAATGGTTAGATTTGAACAAATTACAAAGAGATTTAGCGGAGGCACTACTGCCGTTGATCAACTGAACCTTACTATTGGGAAGGGACAATTCGTTGTTTTAATCGGTCCCAGCGGCTGTGGTAAGACCACAACGTTAAAAATGGTGAACCGTCTGATCGAGCCTACCAGTGGCGAGATTTATATCCATGATCAGAACGCCCGGGCTCTTAATGTGGTGGAATTGCGGCGCGATATCGGCTACGTGATTCAAACTATTGGCTTGCTACCCCATCTTACAGTAGCAGCTAACATAGCGTTGGTGCCGCAGCTCAAGGGCTGGTCCCGGGCCAAGTGCCAAGCTCGGGTAGAGGAATTGCTTACTATGGTAGACATGGAACCGGCAGTATATGCCGGACGTTATCCGGCCCAACTGTCCGGCGGACAGCAGCAGCGCATTGGTGTGCTCAGGGCCCTGGCGGCTGATCCGGAATTAATTTTGATGGACGAACCCTTCGGTGCTCTGGATCCGATCACCAGGGAACAACTGCAACTGGAGCTGAAACGGTTGCAAGGGCAACTGAAAAAAACCATTGTATTTGTTACCCACGACATGAGCGAAGCGTTGCTGTTGGCGGATCGCATTATTATCATGAAGGACGGCGTTATTGTCCAGGACGATACTCCGGAAGAGATTGTCCGTCATCCGGCCAACGATTTTGTCGCCAGCTTTATTGGCCGCAGTGCTCGGCCGCAGGCAGTGGAAGAGCTGAAAGTGAGCGATGTTATGAATCCTAATCCGGTAACTATTGCTGCCGACCGCGGTTTAGGTGAAGCCTTGATGCGCATGCAGCGCCAACGGGTGGATAGCTTGCTGGTGGTCAAAGACGGGGTTCTGCAAGGTATCGTTCGAGCCCGGGATCTATATCCGTATCTTCTCCGTGACGAGATGGTGTCAGTGACGGAGGTGCTGTCTCTAGTGGCACCGCAAGTACATCCGGATGCACCGCTGTCACTGGCAGCAGAAAAGCTACTGGATAGAAACACTAATTTAGTGGCAGTAGTAGATGGCCAAAACCGGCTTCAGGGCGTAGTGACCCGAGCCAGTTTGGTGGGCGTTTTAGTGGACAATTATAGTAATGGTCAGGTAGCTGGCGAACAGTACTTGGCCAAGGCAGTAGGAGGTTGCAGATAATGACAACCAAGATGCTAGAAACATTTACTAAGATGACCGGATATATAGCTTCTCACGGG
The DNA window shown above is from Bacillota bacterium and carries:
- a CDS encoding GNAT family N-acetyltransferase; translation: MEIRPVTARELDEVVDIFAAAFYDSISFFTPLTPKIKVALKDFFQLLLLVFGPGFMVAVENGQVLGYIVMAPDIRRLWLAAVFSGFAFKLAVKTIAGVYGVSGSTIKKIVHNKLYYMRFEVATDPGGQLLSIGVIPEHQGKGIGRKLIAAGIDYLALHNVSSIKLEVRPTNTAAAHLYASFGFVPVGQARDLQGEWIVMVKELSPC
- a CDS encoding betaine/proline/choline family ABC transporter ATP-binding protein (Members of the family are the ATP-binding subunit of ABC transporters for substrates such as betaine, L-proline or other amino acids, choline, carnitine, etc. The substrate specificity is best determined from the substrate-binding subunit, rather than this subunit, as it interacts with the permease subunit and not with substrate directly.), whose amino-acid sequence is MVRFEQITKRFSGGTTAVDQLNLTIGKGQFVVLIGPSGCGKTTTLKMVNRLIEPTSGEIYIHDQNARALNVVELRRDIGYVIQTIGLLPHLTVAANIALVPQLKGWSRAKCQARVEELLTMVDMEPAVYAGRYPAQLSGGQQQRIGVLRALAADPELILMDEPFGALDPITREQLQLELKRLQGQLKKTIVFVTHDMSEALLLADRIIIMKDGVIVQDDTPEEIVRHPANDFVASFIGRSARPQAVEELKVSDVMNPNPVTIAADRGLGEALMRMQRQRVDSLLVVKDGVLQGIVRARDLYPYLLRDEMVSVTEVLSLVAPQVHPDAPLSLAAEKLLDRNTNLVAVVDGQNRLQGVVTRASLVGVLVDNYSNGQVAGEQYLAKAVGGCR
- the tsaE gene encoding tRNA (adenosine(37)-N6)-threonylcarbamoyltransferase complex ATPase subunit type 1 TsaE, yielding MTTKTVEETEQIGEQLGKLAGPGMVVLLTGELGAGKTAFARGVAWGLGVKGPVTSPSFTLVEEHQGRIPLYHLDVYRLNAPDELLDIGYEEYVYGHGICLIEWGDLVRELLPPDHLEVRITGIGAERKVTFLPSGAYYQELVRELTTDVASGFGDGNPNT
- the rimI gene encoding ribosomal protein S18-alanine N-acetyltransferase, whose translation is MTMDHLSGVMEVERQSFPYPWSQDAFMFELLHNKVACYLVAMAEETVVGYAGMWVLVDEAHVTNIGVLPQWRRQGIARALLSRLMEIAKANDADKMTLEVRKSNWGARKLYENLGFKALGCRRNYYAETHEDAVIMWKFDL
- the tsaB gene encoding tRNA (adenosine(37)-N6)-threonylcarbamoyltransferase complex dimerization subunit type 1 TsaB, encoding MWLVALETATPTLSVALLKDGNPVVEHNEQSKRRHAETVAPTIAALLGAMGLEPKDLGAVACGAGPGSFTGLRIGLSTAKGLAQSLNIPLVTVSTLDVLAAAAVRPGFVTAPLLDAKQRHIYVAFYAGHHRDDDVQPLSGYLALKPEQVAVQAKELTGGNRLAVCGDGATLCREYFDLEGLAVLELPSWYNLPRASILGRLAARRLAAGQVQDVAAAQPLYVRRAAAELAREARRAEEAEGNASTP
- a CDS encoding YigZ family protein, which codes for MVDTYRTLAQETEVEIKIERSRFIGRARPVDSEQEAKDFISARSELHRQATHNAWAYRVDPERDIRFASDAGEPTGTAGEPILRAILSLELMDTAVVVTRYFGGKKLGIRGLIEAYGGTAAQALAAAGTVDKVITETFQLVLDYPELDQCLYLVRKSDGQVVTADYQQQVTLRVAIPRSKTADFVGQVQNIAQLETG
- the tsaD gene encoding tRNA (adenosine(37)-N6)-threonylcarbamoyltransferase complex transferase subunit TsaD, with amino-acid sequence MHREQIILGIETSCDETSAALVADGRHVLANIVSSQVNLHALYGGVVPELASRRHVELIVPAVETALKEAGLTFGDLSAVAVTAGPGLVGALLVGLSYAKAVALAQNVPLIGVHHTAAHIYANLLTQPELQAPFLSLVVSGGHTSLIHVHGHGHYELLGRTVDDAAGEAFDKIARTLGLGYPGGPAIERLAQSGNPDALPLPQAVVKDHPLDFSFSGLKTAVLNYLNQLRQRKEEPNKADVAASLQRAVVTALVKRTLLAADITGLKQIALAGGVAANGELRQALREAGAERRLEVLVPPSVLCTDNGAMVACAGYWYLRQNLTAPLSLNAVANLPLGAENAWGKLGEKKQEPGKNG
- a CDS encoding prolipoprotein diacylglyceryl transferase, which encodes MRPVLFTLGPIKVYSWGFLLATATLLGTWGAVCLARQEGWQQPEGLLDVAVGGVLAGVVGSRLNYLLLYDAAEFLRQPLIFFRFSSGGLVFYGGLVTGIAAAAGLAYRRGFRFWALCTRRH